A genomic window from Candidatus Pelagisphaera phototrophica includes:
- a CDS encoding sulfatase family protein, whose protein sequence is MNKRLFTLILLNSFGFLALDASDRPNILLILSDDHSVPHLGAYGDANCRRFIITPHLDALADEGMRFDRAYTAAPQCAPSRTAIFAGRSPVGLSATRFAQPARSETTFFTDVLRERGYWVGLAGRHQHLDGKNRDLDHVTDTLVELDVRDRAFTQRFDHFVRGASTKNEAIHDTDEVVGAILDGVPDDQPFFLYFGFNQPHRRWGDDHEKIDPSKLVLPPDWPDLPEVRLDYAKYLAEVRDLDIGFGLIENVLEERGLKENTLVIFMGDNGEALLRGKGTLAQRGTHVPLLVRWPGYVKPGTASDSLVSGVDLSATILEAVGLETAPGMTGVSFFDELRGKPFEGREMVFAERGWHFGPIGRSDGFDLSRSITTRRYLYLYNATPEKIFSPVDMGRNPGWLAIQEMHEEGTLSALHESIYFQNPRPLFELYDLQEDPFQLENLAGKARVKAVETKLRTEMDKWMVRESDFLPLPSHIQQQVNRK, encoded by the coding sequence ATGAATAAACGTCTATTTACCCTAATTCTTCTCAATTCTTTTGGGTTCCTTGCTCTTGATGCTTCCGATCGCCCAAATATTCTTCTGATCCTCTCAGATGATCATAGCGTACCTCACTTAGGAGCCTACGGGGACGCCAATTGTCGGCGATTTATCATAACGCCGCATTTGGATGCCTTAGCCGATGAGGGTATGCGTTTCGATCGTGCGTACACGGCGGCTCCGCAATGCGCTCCATCGAGGACCGCTATTTTTGCGGGCCGATCTCCAGTGGGATTGTCTGCGACCCGTTTTGCCCAGCCGGCACGTTCGGAAACGACTTTCTTTACAGATGTCTTGAGAGAGAGAGGCTATTGGGTTGGGCTGGCAGGGCGGCATCAGCATTTGGATGGGAAGAACCGAGACTTGGACCACGTGACGGATACGCTTGTGGAGCTAGATGTGCGGGATCGAGCGTTTACGCAGCGATTTGATCACTTTGTGAGGGGAGCCTCTACTAAAAACGAGGCGATTCATGATACAGACGAAGTGGTGGGTGCCATCTTAGATGGTGTTCCAGACGACCAACCTTTTTTTCTCTATTTCGGGTTTAACCAGCCTCATCGGAGATGGGGAGATGATCATGAAAAGATCGATCCTTCGAAATTAGTCTTGCCGCCAGACTGGCCGGACTTGCCTGAAGTGCGTTTGGATTATGCGAAATATCTAGCGGAGGTGCGGGATCTGGATATTGGATTCGGATTGATAGAGAATGTATTGGAAGAACGGGGACTAAAGGAAAACACGTTGGTTATTTTCATGGGAGACAACGGGGAGGCACTTCTACGAGGCAAAGGAACTTTAGCTCAGCGTGGAACGCATGTCCCGCTTTTGGTTCGCTGGCCTGGCTATGTGAAACCGGGAACGGCCAGCGATTCTCTGGTTAGCGGGGTGGATCTTTCCGCGACAATTTTGGAAGCGGTAGGCTTGGAAACTGCTCCAGGCATGACCGGGGTCAGCTTTTTCGACGAATTGCGAGGCAAGCCCTTCGAAGGGCGTGAGATGGTTTTTGCTGAACGTGGCTGGCACTTCGGACCCATTGGCCGAAGCGATGGTTTCGATTTGTCCCGTTCTATTACGACCCGTCGCTATTTGTACCTATACAACGCAACTCCGGAAAAGATATTTTCCCCAGTAGACATGGGTCGGAATCCGGGATGGCTCGCCATTCAGGAAATGCATGAAGAGGGGACCTTGTCCGCTTTGCACGAAAGCATCTACTTTCAGAATCCGCGGCCGTTGTTCGAGCTGTACGATCTACAAGAGGATCCTTTTCAGTTGGAGAACCTAGCGGGTAAGGCTAGGGTCAAAGCGGTTGAGACGAAACTTCGGACGGAGATGGATAAATGGATGGTAAGGGAAAGCGATTTTTTGCCGCTGCCCAGCCACATTCAGCAGCAAGTCAATCGAAAGTAG
- a CDS encoding DUF1553 domain-containing protein: MKSRTLIALLCGILATVSLKSSGDTLSFNEDIRPILSDRCFKCHGPDADNQKSEFRLDTREHAIADLGDDFFGIVPGDIEASDLHWRIWDEEDEDRMPPPGSNLSLNEAEKKLLDRWIAEGATYDTHWSFKPLPNSVEVPNSKSNWARNEIDRFIEHGFAEASVVPAEEISREKWMRRVSFDLKGLPPSIEDIEGFLADDSENAYETVVDRLLSSVAYAERMTSEWLDVARYSDSNGYQRDHERRVWPWRDWVIDAFRQNMSYDQFVTTQLAGDLFPNATQDDILATAFNRLHGHLMEGGIIPEEYRVEYVADRTHTFGSAFLGLTMECARCHDHKYDPLPTKDYYSLSSFFANIEEYGLIAFFSDAVPTPALSLSSEKANKGLAEAEEKMDTLSGKLASVNTTSEAKAAFEKWLETQPKLDWPGRVAWISFDERDGESIANASAPDVPAKTTKLNVLVPGVTGKAIQFTGDDKMEVFDVGHFPREHPFSASVWVRPNQHAPRESLFSRGGGADDAASMGYEFMLMNGRPTASLIHFWPGNAMRVQAKQAVPVGEWSHLVVTYDGSSKASGVKVFLNGEPMKLEVIKDHLTKTITDWHTPNGGLVREHLVLGERYRDRGFVKGQMDEFQMFNREISGLEARLLHKMTPMSPLFETVADAAVGSGNEELYDHFLATAYLPSMRLRSELQSARYDWNSTMDGLTEISVMREMKEPRPAYVLTRGAYDSRGEEVNANTPSALPPFLDDQPRNRLGLARWLTDSDHPLTARVAVNRYWQMIFGAGLVRTPEDFGLQGSNPTHPELLDWLARDFVDNGWDLHHFMRGIVLSATYRQSTFGDAASVTKDPENLTLCRSNPNRLEAEMIRDNALAVSGLLVDKVGGPPVKPYEVAVSFKPMEPDTDEGLYRRSLYTLWKRNSPAPMMVTFDAPKRDVCSLEREPTFSPLQPLVILNGPQFVEAARVLGDKLLAKHRGDRAAVIEEAYYLLTSRQPESQEVAILSNLYTAQSKEFDANPADANALLEVGNSPVSLYENPREHAAAAVVINAIMNTNESLIKR; encoded by the coding sequence ATGAAATCTCGAACCTTGATAGCCCTTCTCTGCGGCATCCTAGCAACCGTTTCACTGAAGTCTTCGGGCGACACATTGTCGTTCAATGAAGATATTCGTCCGATTCTCTCGGACCGCTGCTTCAAGTGTCATGGTCCAGACGCCGACAACCAGAAATCGGAGTTTCGATTAGACACGCGGGAGCATGCCATTGCGGATTTGGGGGACGACTTTTTTGGAATCGTTCCGGGTGATATCGAGGCGAGCGACTTGCACTGGCGGATTTGGGATGAAGAAGACGAGGACCGAATGCCACCGCCAGGCTCGAACTTGTCTCTAAACGAAGCGGAGAAGAAACTCCTCGATCGTTGGATTGCGGAAGGGGCAACATATGACACTCATTGGTCCTTCAAGCCGTTGCCGAATAGCGTGGAGGTTCCGAACTCGAAATCCAATTGGGCTCGCAACGAGATTGACCGCTTTATTGAGCATGGCTTTGCGGAAGCGTCGGTGGTTCCAGCAGAGGAAATCTCGCGCGAGAAATGGATGCGTCGAGTGAGTTTTGATCTTAAGGGCCTACCTCCCTCGATTGAAGACATCGAAGGGTTTTTGGCAGACGATTCAGAAAACGCTTACGAAACCGTGGTGGATCGGCTGCTCTCATCCGTTGCCTACGCCGAACGTATGACCAGTGAATGGCTGGATGTGGCACGGTATTCAGATTCCAATGGCTACCAGCGCGATCACGAAAGACGGGTTTGGCCTTGGCGTGATTGGGTGATAGATGCCTTTCGCCAAAACATGTCCTATGACCAGTTTGTAACGACTCAATTGGCGGGAGACCTTTTCCCCAACGCCACTCAGGATGACATTCTCGCGACGGCTTTTAACCGATTGCATGGCCATCTCATGGAAGGCGGTATCATCCCGGAGGAGTATCGTGTCGAGTATGTGGCAGATCGGACGCATACGTTTGGTTCTGCGTTTCTTGGATTGACGATGGAATGTGCCCGGTGCCACGACCACAAATACGATCCGCTGCCCACAAAAGACTACTATTCACTCAGCTCGTTTTTTGCCAACATTGAAGAATACGGTCTCATCGCCTTTTTCTCAGACGCGGTCCCGACACCTGCACTGTCCCTATCGAGCGAAAAGGCAAACAAAGGCTTAGCAGAGGCCGAGGAAAAGATGGATACGCTTTCCGGGAAATTGGCGTCGGTTAACACAACCTCCGAGGCTAAGGCAGCGTTTGAGAAGTGGCTGGAAACGCAGCCCAAACTCGACTGGCCAGGACGTGTGGCATGGATCTCCTTTGATGAACGAGATGGTGAGAGCATTGCGAACGCCTCCGCTCCTGATGTACCTGCTAAGACAACAAAGCTCAACGTCCTTGTTCCTGGCGTAACCGGTAAGGCAATACAATTCACTGGTGACGATAAGATGGAGGTCTTCGATGTGGGCCACTTCCCGCGCGAGCATCCCTTTTCGGCTTCGGTATGGGTCCGTCCGAATCAGCACGCCCCTCGTGAAAGCCTTTTCAGCCGAGGAGGAGGAGCCGACGATGCGGCGAGCATGGGATACGAGTTCATGCTGATGAACGGTAGACCGACCGCGTCGCTGATTCATTTTTGGCCCGGCAACGCCATGCGTGTACAAGCGAAGCAAGCCGTGCCAGTCGGCGAATGGTCTCATCTGGTAGTGACCTATGATGGTTCCAGCAAGGCGTCGGGAGTGAAGGTTTTTCTGAATGGGGAACCGATGAAATTAGAGGTGATCAAGGATCATCTTACGAAAACAATTACGGATTGGCATACTCCAAACGGGGGACTGGTTCGTGAGCATCTAGTTTTGGGCGAGCGCTATCGGGATCGCGGTTTCGTGAAAGGGCAAATGGATGAATTCCAGATGTTCAACCGGGAAATCTCCGGACTCGAAGCGCGGCTGCTTCACAAGATGACTCCAATGTCTCCACTTTTTGAAACGGTGGCAGATGCGGCAGTGGGGAGTGGAAACGAGGAACTTTACGATCACTTTCTGGCCACCGCTTATCTTCCTTCCATGCGGTTGAGATCAGAGTTACAGTCAGCCCGGTACGACTGGAATAGTACGATGGACGGACTGACTGAGATCAGCGTGATGCGGGAAATGAAAGAACCACGACCGGCTTACGTACTGACCCGAGGTGCCTACGACTCCCGAGGGGAAGAGGTTAATGCGAATACCCCGTCAGCGCTCCCTCCCTTCCTAGACGACCAGCCACGCAATCGTCTGGGCCTGGCTCGCTGGCTAACGGACTCCGACCACCCATTGACGGCCCGCGTGGCGGTAAACCGATATTGGCAGATGATCTTTGGGGCAGGACTGGTACGAACTCCAGAGGACTTTGGCCTGCAGGGAAGTAACCCGACTCACCCAGAGTTGCTCGATTGGTTGGCCCGAGACTTCGTCGACAACGGTTGGGATTTGCATCACTTCATGCGGGGGATCGTGCTTTCTGCGACTTATCGCCAAAGCACCTTCGGTGACGCGGCGAGCGTTACCAAGGATCCCGAAAACCTCACTCTCTGTCGCAGCAACCCAAATCGTTTGGAGGCGGAAATGATTCGCGACAACGCTCTCGCGGTGAGCGGATTGCTGGTTGACAAAGTTGGCGGTCCCCCGGTTAAGCCATATGAGGTAGCGGTATCGTTTAAGCCGATGGAGCCAGATACCGATGAGGGCTTGTATCGAAGAAGCTTGTACACACTATGGAAACGAAACTCACCCGCGCCAATGATGGTCACTTTCGATGCTCCTAAGCGCGATGTATGCAGTCTGGAGCGCGAGCCGACATTTTCGCCCCTTCAGCCATTGGTGATTTTGAATGGGCCCCAGTTCGTAGAAGCGGCTCGTGTCCTGGGAGATAAGCTACTGGCTAAGCACAGGGGCGATCGAGCGGCGGTCATCGAAGAAGCGTATTATCTTCTCACCAGCCGGCAACCGGAGTCCCAGGAAGTGGCGATTCTCTCGAACCTCTACACCGCCCAGAGCAAAGAATTTGACGCTAACCCAGCCGATGCCAATGCGCTCTTAGAGGTCGGGAATTCACCTGTTTCGCTTTACGAAAACCCGAGAGAACATGCGGCGGCCGCAGTCGTTATAAATGCGATTATGAACACCAATGAATCTCTGATAAAACGATGA
- a CDS encoding pectate lyase family protein: MFQLKFKSIRLVMTVPVLVRVAALAFIFQADITAFAQETLAFPSAEGFGAYAKGGRGGDVYTVTNVEDSGPGSLREGIRSANGPRTIVFGVSGLIRLKSKLIVDSDYLTIAGQTAPGDGICLRDYSFEIRASHVIVRYIRSRLGDEAGQVSDSVSINSGQNIIVDHCSASWSVDEALSCQSGEVDLLTVQWCMISESLRDSIHDKGPHGYGGIIGSLRQSFHHNLFAHHSSRNPKITGRRHCKVDFRNNVIYNWGYNSCYDATASHVNWVNNYYKAGPATEPRVSGRIFQLSDQDIEPGGPNRPEDSQAYETSFFAKGNFVYGHEKVTEDNWDGGIVFMDGATEAANRAAVAFEFPAIIEQTAGEALPLVLAGAGASLARDRIDLRIVHEVSTGEARLGENGLINTHTDVGSWPLYRSKEAPKDTDDDGMPDAWETAQGLDLNRASDRNGFDLSSDYTNLEVYLNGIVDNRKNVAQ; this comes from the coding sequence ATGTTTCAATTGAAGTTTAAGAGTATCCGATTAGTGATGACGGTTCCGGTATTGGTTCGGGTTGCGGCTCTCGCTTTTATATTCCAAGCAGATATAACAGCTTTCGCTCAAGAGACGCTTGCCTTCCCCTCAGCCGAAGGATTTGGAGCTTATGCGAAAGGAGGACGTGGGGGCGATGTGTATACGGTTACGAATGTCGAGGACTCGGGGCCGGGGTCGCTGCGTGAGGGAATCCGCTCGGCAAACGGACCGCGTACAATCGTGTTTGGCGTGTCGGGTTTGATTCGTCTCAAGTCGAAGTTGATCGTGGATAGCGACTACCTTACGATTGCCGGGCAAACGGCCCCAGGGGACGGTATTTGCCTGCGGGACTATTCTTTTGAAATCCGAGCGAGTCATGTGATTGTACGCTACATTCGTTCTCGCTTGGGGGATGAGGCGGGACAGGTTTCAGATTCTGTATCTATAAACTCAGGACAAAACATTATTGTGGACCATTGCTCGGCAAGCTGGTCGGTGGACGAAGCATTGTCCTGCCAGAGCGGCGAGGTCGATTTGCTGACGGTTCAATGGTGTATGATTTCGGAGAGCCTCCGCGATTCGATTCATGATAAAGGGCCTCATGGTTATGGAGGAATCATTGGAAGTCTTCGTCAGAGCTTTCATCACAACCTGTTTGCTCATCACAGTTCTCGAAATCCGAAAATAACAGGACGGAGGCACTGCAAGGTCGATTTCAGAAACAACGTAATTTATAATTGGGGTTATAATAGTTGTTATGATGCGACGGCGTCGCACGTGAACTGGGTCAATAATTATTACAAGGCGGGACCTGCGACGGAACCTAGAGTCAGCGGACGGATATTTCAGTTGAGCGACCAGGATATTGAACCCGGAGGACCGAATCGCCCGGAAGATTCCCAAGCCTACGAAACTTCATTTTTTGCGAAAGGAAATTTTGTATATGGGCATGAGAAGGTGACCGAGGATAATTGGGATGGGGGGATCGTTTTTATGGACGGCGCGACTGAGGCGGCAAATCGAGCGGCGGTCGCGTTCGAATTTCCTGCTATAATCGAGCAAACTGCTGGGGAAGCGCTCCCATTGGTTCTAGCAGGGGCAGGGGCTTCTTTAGCCCGGGATCGAATCGATTTGCGGATCGTTCACGAGGTCTCAACCGGAGAAGCTCGATTAGGAGAAAACGGACTGATAAACACTCACACAGATGTTGGGAGCTGGCCTCTTTATCGATCGAAAGAGGCTCCAAAGGATACGGATGATGACGGTATGCCCGATGCTTGGGAAACGGCACAAGGCCTGGATTTAAATCGTGCCTCGGATCGGAATGGGTTCGATCTATCATCAGACTACACCAACCTCGAAGTTTATTTAAATGGGATTGTGGATAACAGGAAAAACGTTGCCCAGTAG
- a CDS encoding PQQ-dependent sugar dehydrogenase, with the protein MKKRTLIVSLSTFLMVSSIQVNAAEVPDGVWVRDGYELTVVEDTIKKPRFMALDKDGVLYVSVIAEGKILACRDKDGDGSYESVTPFIEGKDPKSRLQGVQFRNGWLYFAQLNAISRAKDTNGDGKADKVQEILGAGDLPTGKATGHRWRALLIHKGRIYTHVGDQGNATDEPIDASERKKIWSFAVDGSDKKLFASGIRNTEKLVVRPGTDEIWGVDHDVDMMGWEMEGKRERNSEEGQPITDHNPPAELNHYEEGKFYGHPWIVGKMMPNLMFIDHPDLMKYARMTTIPEWTMAAHCSANSLTFYRGNKIPKGHGDAFVVQKGGWNATQKVGYCLSRILFEDGHPYGEQKMVNFLKDGEEVLGRPTDCIQAPDGTILLSDDTGNRIYRLRYVGKKN; encoded by the coding sequence ATGAAAAAACGCACTCTAATAGTCTCTCTGTCGACCTTCCTCATGGTTAGTTCGATCCAAGTGAATGCAGCTGAAGTTCCTGACGGTGTGTGGGTTAGAGACGGCTACGAGTTGACGGTTGTTGAGGACACGATCAAGAAACCGCGTTTCATGGCACTGGATAAGGATGGCGTTTTGTATGTCAGCGTGATCGCAGAGGGAAAGATACTCGCGTGCCGGGACAAGGATGGCGACGGGAGTTATGAGTCTGTAACGCCTTTCATTGAGGGCAAGGATCCCAAAAGCAGGCTTCAAGGGGTTCAGTTTCGCAATGGCTGGCTATATTTTGCCCAGCTGAACGCGATTTCCCGGGCCAAGGATACCAACGGGGATGGCAAGGCAGACAAGGTTCAGGAGATTCTGGGGGCTGGCGATCTCCCTACCGGCAAAGCAACCGGGCATCGATGGCGGGCTCTTTTGATACACAAAGGGCGGATCTACACGCACGTGGGCGACCAGGGCAATGCTACCGATGAACCAATCGACGCTTCGGAGCGGAAAAAAATCTGGTCCTTCGCCGTGGATGGGTCGGACAAGAAGCTTTTTGCCTCGGGGATTCGTAATACCGAGAAGCTAGTGGTCCGTCCGGGAACCGACGAGATCTGGGGAGTGGATCACGACGTCGACATGATGGGTTGGGAAATGGAAGGAAAACGCGAAAGGAATTCGGAGGAAGGCCAGCCAATAACCGACCACAATCCGCCGGCCGAGTTGAACCATTACGAGGAAGGCAAGTTTTACGGTCACCCATGGATCGTAGGGAAAATGATGCCGAATCTAATGTTCATCGACCACCCCGATTTGATGAAGTACGCCCGCATGACGACCATCCCCGAATGGACTATGGCGGCTCACTGCTCGGCCAACTCGTTGACCTTCTACAGGGGTAATAAGATTCCCAAAGGACATGGGGATGCATTTGTCGTCCAAAAGGGAGGCTGGAACGCCACCCAGAAGGTGGGCTATTGCCTATCGCGCATTCTATTCGAAGACGGTCACCCTTACGGAGAGCAAAAGATGGTCAACTTCCTCAAGGATGGCGAAGAAGTCCTAGGGCGCCCAACCGACTGCATTCAGGCTCCTGACGGCACCATCCTCCTTAGCGACGATACCGGCAATAGGATCTACCGCTTGCGGTACGTAGGAAAGAAAAACTAG
- a CDS encoding methyltransferase domain-containing protein codes for MDRSTNQQYLAEDMQRLDEMLSRVTKSDEALSRYLASGGDMQLLNLACGACNEAGTLANFFGRFSKETANNRKLKFVGLDIRAREIADAAARFRGNPNAEFEFLRGDATQLHDHQQLPSEFDVVFVRHQNLWNGKSDWEKIYHKALEKLSPNGRLIITSYFDREHQQALEVIKEQGGELVVTEANEMSRELPTPGKFVDRHVAILKRQSSL; via the coding sequence ATGGATCGCTCTACGAATCAGCAATATCTCGCAGAAGATATGCAGCGTCTCGATGAGATGCTGTCAAGGGTTACCAAGTCAGACGAAGCGCTAAGCCGCTACCTCGCGAGTGGCGGCGATATGCAGCTGCTGAATTTGGCCTGTGGAGCGTGCAACGAAGCGGGTACCCTAGCGAATTTTTTCGGGCGGTTTAGTAAGGAAACTGCCAACAACAGAAAACTGAAATTCGTTGGTCTTGATATTCGAGCCCGAGAAATCGCGGATGCCGCCGCCCGATTCAGAGGAAATCCGAATGCAGAATTTGAATTCCTTCGAGGCGACGCCACCCAGCTTCACGACCACCAACAACTGCCCAGCGAGTTCGACGTCGTCTTCGTCCGCCACCAGAATTTGTGGAACGGTAAAAGCGATTGGGAAAAGATATACCACAAAGCCCTAGAGAAGCTCTCCCCAAACGGTCGGCTCATCATCACGAGTTACTTCGACCGCGAACATCAACAAGCGCTTGAAGTCATAAAGGAACAGGGAGGCGAGCTCGTGGTTACCGAAGCCAACGAGATGTCCCGAGAACTGCCAACACCCGGCAAGTTCGTCGATCGCCACGTTGCGATTCTAAAACGCCAAAGCTCGTTGTAA
- a CDS encoding 2-hydroxyacid dehydrogenase: MRKHEVLLMGRIRDMMKAETDRLFHTYTVHALHRSEDPDALVEKVKDRITAITTNGVLGASGEFMARFPNLKAVICFGAGIDNVDLEYAKQQCIQVSNTRGVLNDDVANLAVALLLGISREVVEADKYVRRGDWIRKGKMGLQKSIRGRQVGILGLGGIGRDFAKKLEVFGCQLAYHNRCENKNIPYRYYSNLTEMARDSEYLVVICPATSETRNLVDSEVIDALGPDGTLINIARGSIVDEEALVEALQDGRLGAFASDVFAHEPHVPEALLEMQNVILAPHIGSATVDTRTAMGELMLKNLERFFAGEPLETPVRL; this comes from the coding sequence ATGAGAAAACACGAAGTTTTGTTAATGGGTAGGATCAGAGACATGATGAAGGCTGAGACGGATCGTCTCTTCCATACATATACAGTTCACGCACTGCATCGGAGCGAAGATCCCGATGCCCTCGTAGAGAAGGTTAAGGATCGTATCACCGCAATAACTACGAATGGCGTCTTGGGCGCGAGTGGGGAATTTATGGCTAGATTTCCAAATCTGAAAGCCGTGATATGCTTCGGCGCCGGTATTGACAATGTAGATCTGGAATACGCGAAGCAACAGTGTATACAAGTATCAAACACTCGAGGGGTTTTAAATGACGATGTCGCTAATTTGGCTGTGGCGCTTCTGCTTGGAATTTCTAGGGAAGTTGTGGAAGCGGACAAATACGTGCGAAGAGGTGATTGGATTAGGAAAGGGAAAATGGGCTTGCAGAAAAGCATTCGTGGTCGCCAGGTGGGTATTCTAGGCCTGGGAGGGATTGGCAGGGATTTCGCTAAAAAGCTAGAGGTGTTTGGATGCCAATTGGCCTATCATAATAGGTGCGAAAACAAAAATATTCCCTATCGCTATTATTCGAATTTAACGGAAATGGCGAGAGATTCAGAATACTTGGTCGTGATTTGCCCGGCGACCTCGGAGACCAGAAACTTAGTAGATAGCGAAGTCATTGACGCCTTGGGACCAGATGGAACCTTGATCAATATCGCGAGGGGATCTATTGTCGACGAGGAGGCCCTCGTTGAGGCCTTGCAAGACGGAAGACTGGGGGCATTCGCTTCGGACGTGTTTGCCCACGAGCCCCATGTGCCGGAAGCCCTCTTGGAAATGCAAAATGTCATCCTTGCACCGCATATTGGTAGTGCAACGGTAGATACTCGTACAGCTATGGGTGAATTGATGTTGAAAAACCTGGAGCGGTTTTTTGCAGGAGAGCCACTAGAGACGCCGGTACGCCTTTAG
- a CDS encoding ThuA domain-containing protein, producing MKITPLLAAVSATILLIWSAAAETLVYQGTRGIGTGKHIVFIANDHEYRSEETCPALAKILAKRHGFRCTVIFGLDENGAIKGGGRNMPGMEALKDADLLFFYARFMNLTDEQVGFLVDYFERGGPVVGVRTSTHGFNGQKGKWAKLNYNYTGDDYFGGLGEQIFGNTWHKERGQSHYGSNHVMGCRITPDATAAAHPILMGVESIHAYSGAYKSQPPADATPLLDVQVLNTFHASDDLNTDKPVVNAGWSRDSYIAPSGAKKNARVVYASYGASEDLLSEDGRRFLINGCLWAGGWENKIKQNLNVSIVGKFTPSAYNNGVGLAGVKPLDLAGWNSQIMPANAEIGGLSDPEKVKKLARVIKNRAELRARIATEYPELFAKGGLLEGF from the coding sequence ATGAAAATAACACCCTTACTCGCGGCGGTTTCCGCCACCATCCTATTGATTTGGTCTGCCGCAGCAGAGACGCTCGTCTACCAGGGAACCCGGGGAATCGGTACAGGGAAGCATATCGTTTTCATTGCCAACGACCATGAATATCGCTCGGAGGAGACCTGTCCTGCTCTCGCGAAGATCCTAGCCAAGCGACACGGATTTCGCTGCACCGTCATCTTTGGTCTCGACGAGAATGGTGCCATCAAAGGGGGCGGCAGAAACATGCCGGGAATGGAGGCTCTCAAGGATGCGGATTTGCTGTTTTTCTATGCCCGTTTCATGAATCTAACGGATGAGCAAGTGGGATTTCTGGTCGACTACTTCGAACGAGGCGGTCCCGTGGTCGGAGTCCGCACCTCTACCCATGGATTCAATGGACAAAAAGGAAAGTGGGCGAAGCTCAATTACAATTACACGGGCGATGATTATTTTGGCGGTCTGGGTGAGCAGATCTTTGGCAACACCTGGCACAAAGAGCGGGGGCAGTCGCACTATGGCTCGAACCACGTCATGGGTTGTCGCATAACGCCAGACGCCACCGCGGCAGCTCATCCCATATTGATGGGAGTCGAAAGTATCCACGCCTACTCGGGTGCCTACAAGTCGCAGCCTCCTGCAGACGCTACGCCACTGCTAGACGTGCAGGTGCTCAATACGTTTCATGCAAGTGACGATCTGAATACAGATAAACCGGTCGTAAACGCAGGCTGGAGCCGGGATTCCTATATCGCCCCCTCTGGTGCAAAAAAGAACGCCCGGGTCGTCTACGCGTCCTATGGGGCATCGGAAGACTTGCTCAGCGAAGACGGCCGCCGGTTTCTTATCAATGGCTGTCTCTGGGCTGGCGGATGGGAAAACAAGATCAAGCAGAACCTGAATGTTAGCATCGTCGGGAAATTCACCCCCAGCGCCTACAACAACGGGGTCGGCCTGGCTGGCGTAAAGCCACTCGACCTGGCTGGCTGGAACAGCCAAATTATGCCAGCCAATGCTGAAATCGGAGGCCTTTCTGATCCGGAAAAAGTGAAGAAGCTGGCTCGAGTCATCAAAAACCGCGCTGAACTTCGTGCCCGCATTGCGACCGAGTATCCTGAGTTATTTGCTAAAGGCGGCCTGCTTGAAGGCTTTTGA